One window of the Allorhizobium ampelinum S4 genome contains the following:
- the edd gene encoding phosphogluconate dehydratase, producing MSADHRIETITKRIVERSKPTREAYLDRVRRAAGKGVNRGSLACGNLAHGFAVCSPGDKAALAGDTVPNLGIITAYNDMLSAHQPFETYPALIRQAASEVGGVAQVAGGVPAMCDGVTQGQPGMELSLFSRDVIAMAAGIGLSHNMFDAAVFLGVCDKIVPGLMIAALTFGHLPSVFIPAGPMTTGLPNDEKTRIRQLYAEGKVGRAELLEAESKSYHGPGTCTFYGTANSNQMLMEIMGFHMPGASFINPGTPLRDALTREATKRALAITALGNDYTPSGEMIDERSIVNGVVGLHATGGSTNHTMHLIAMARAAGILLSWQDISDLSDIIPLLARVYPNGSADVNHFHAAGGMGFLIKQLLRAGFVHDDVRTVYGQGLAAYTIEPHLNADGTVDRQPSPEDSADPKVLSRIEAPFQANGGLKMLTGNMGKAVIKISAVKPERHIVEAPAMVFHSQQDMQDAFKAGKMNRDFIAVVRFQGPKANGMPELHKLTPSLGVLQDRGLKVALVTDGRMSGASGKVPAAIHVTPEAVDGGPIAKIRDGDMIRLDAVAGTLEVLVNAAEFASRSPEVIDLADNDFGMGRELFAPLRRIAGPADQGASVLF from the coding sequence ATGAGTGCCGATCACCGTATCGAAACCATCACCAAGCGCATTGTCGAGCGCTCCAAGCCAACCCGCGAGGCCTATCTGGATCGCGTTCGCCGGGCCGCTGGCAAGGGCGTGAACCGTGGCTCTTTGGCCTGCGGCAATCTTGCCCATGGCTTTGCGGTCTGTTCCCCCGGGGACAAGGCCGCACTTGCTGGCGACACCGTCCCCAATCTCGGCATCATCACCGCCTACAACGATATGCTTTCGGCGCATCAGCCGTTTGAAACCTATCCGGCGCTGATCCGCCAGGCAGCCAGCGAAGTGGGCGGCGTCGCACAGGTGGCAGGCGGCGTGCCCGCCATGTGCGATGGCGTCACGCAGGGCCAGCCCGGTATGGAGCTTTCGCTGTTTTCCCGCGATGTGATCGCCATGGCGGCCGGCATCGGTCTCAGCCACAACATGTTCGATGCGGCGGTGTTTCTCGGCGTCTGCGACAAGATCGTCCCCGGCCTGATGATTGCTGCGTTGACATTCGGTCATCTCCCTTCCGTGTTTATTCCGGCTGGGCCGATGACCACGGGCTTGCCGAATGACGAAAAGACCCGCATTCGCCAGCTCTATGCCGAGGGCAAGGTAGGCCGGGCCGAACTGCTGGAAGCCGAGTCCAAATCCTATCACGGCCCCGGCACCTGCACGTTCTACGGCACGGCCAATTCCAATCAGATGCTGATGGAAATCATGGGCTTTCACATGCCCGGCGCCTCCTTCATCAATCCCGGCACGCCGCTGCGCGATGCGCTGACCCGCGAAGCCACCAAGCGGGCGCTGGCGATTACCGCGCTTGGCAATGACTATACGCCGTCAGGCGAGATGATCGACGAGCGCTCCATCGTCAATGGCGTGGTCGGCCTGCATGCCACGGGCGGCTCCACCAATCACACCATGCACCTGATCGCCATGGCACGGGCGGCAGGCATTCTGCTCAGCTGGCAGGATATTTCCGACCTCTCCGACATCATTCCGCTTCTCGCCCGCGTCTATCCGAACGGCTCTGCGGATGTGAACCATTTTCACGCCGCCGGTGGCATGGGCTTTCTGATCAAGCAATTGCTGCGCGCCGGTTTTGTGCATGACGATGTGCGCACCGTCTATGGCCAGGGGCTTGCCGCCTATACGATCGAGCCACATCTGAACGCCGACGGCACCGTAGACCGCCAGCCCTCGCCCGAAGACAGCGCCGATCCGAAAGTGTTGTCGCGGATCGAAGCGCCGTTCCAGGCGAATGGCGGCTTGAAAATGCTGACTGGCAATATGGGCAAGGCCGTGATCAAGATCTCCGCCGTCAAGCCGGAACGCCACATTGTCGAGGCGCCTGCCATGGTGTTCCACAGCCAGCAGGACATGCAGGATGCCTTCAAGGCCGGCAAGATGAACCGCGACTTCATTGCCGTGGTGCGCTTTCAAGGCCCAAAAGCCAATGGCATGCCGGAACTGCACAAATTGACCCCGTCACTTGGCGTGCTTCAGGACCGTGGCCTCAAGGTGGCGCTGGTGACGGATGGACGCATGTCCGGTGCCTCTGGCAAGGTGCCTGCTGCCATCCACGTCACACCGGAAGCCGTCGACGGCGGACCAATTGCCAAGATCCGCGATGGCGACATGATCCGTCTCGATGCCGTGGCTGGAACGCTGGAAGTGCTTGTCAATGCCGCGGAATTTGCAAGCCGCAGCCCTGAAGTCATCGACTTGGCGGATAATGACTTCGGCATGGGACGTGAACTGTTTGCCCCGCTGCGCCGCATTGCAGGCCCGGCAGACCAGGGTGCCAGCGTGCTGTTCTAG
- the pgl gene encoding 6-phosphogluconolactonase, which produces MAHTLHSFDTGAALATALADRVAAALMEAITASGAASLAVSGGSTPKAFFEALSQKELDWDKVSVTLVDERFVPEDNPRSNHLLVATHLLKNQAAEAEFVPLYAPEETIEAAAAVASDAVSDLGTPLDVVILGMGTDGHTASFFPGGDNLEDALDLTLPPRVITMQAPGAGEPRLTLSFSSLADAGLLIVHIEGAEKQAVLDKALAGTDETEMPVRAVLARAETPVDIYWAP; this is translated from the coding sequence ATGGCGCATACATTGCATAGCTTTGACACTGGCGCGGCGCTGGCAACAGCGCTAGCCGACCGGGTGGCCGCAGCGCTGATGGAGGCAATTACCGCCTCCGGTGCAGCTTCGCTGGCTGTCTCCGGCGGCTCCACGCCAAAGGCCTTCTTCGAGGCACTGTCGCAAAAGGAATTGGATTGGGACAAGGTCTCGGTGACGCTGGTCGATGAGCGCTTCGTGCCTGAGGATAATCCGCGTTCCAACCATTTGCTGGTTGCCACGCATCTGTTGAAGAACCAGGCCGCCGAGGCCGAATTCGTGCCGCTCTATGCGCCGGAAGAGACCATCGAGGCTGCGGCTGCGGTGGCCAGCGATGCGGTGTCCGACCTTGGCACGCCGCTCGACGTGGTTATCCTCGGCATGGGAACCGATGGCCATACCGCCTCGTTCTTCCCCGGTGGCGACAATCTGGAAGACGCGCTTGACCTGACCCTCCCGCCCCGGGTGATCACCATGCAAGCGCCGGGTGCTGGCGAGCCGCGCCTGACCTTGTCTTTCTCCAGCCTCGCCGATGCCGGTCTGCTGATTGTCCATATCGAGGGCGCGGAAAAGCAGGCGGTGCTGGACAAGGCGCTGGCGGGGACGGACGAGACGGAAATGCCTGTTCGCGCCGTACTGGCCCGGGCTGAAACACCTGTCGATATTTACTGGGCGCCCTGA
- the zwf gene encoding glucose-6-phosphate dehydrogenase gives MSSQIIPVEPFDYVVFGGTGDLAERKLLPALYHRQLAGQLTEPTRIIGASRSPMTDAEYREFAHKALKEFLKEDELEESQVKRFLDRLHYVSVDAKDDKGWDTLKKLLDTGKDIVRAFYLAVSPSIFGDIADKIRDHKLITKSTRIVVEKPIGRDLASAQALNDTIGKVFKEEQIFRIDHYLGKETVQNLMALRFANALYEPLWNSAHIDHVQITVAESVGLEGRVTYYDKAGALRDMVQNHILQLLCLVAMEAPSSMNSEALRDEKLKVLRALKPIDASNVEKMTVRGQYKAGASAGGAVKGYTEELGDSSDTETFVAIKAEINNWRWAGVPFYLRTGKRLAGRVSEIVIQFKPIPHSIFGDVGRIEANQLVIRLQPDEGVKQWLMIKDPGPGGMRLRHVPLDMSFAESFGVRNPDAYERLLMDVIRSNQTLFMRRDEVEAAWNWVDPILKSWEEIGQRAQGYTSGTWGPSQAIALIERDGRTWHEND, from the coding sequence ATGAGCAGCCAGATTATTCCTGTCGAACCCTTTGACTATGTCGTCTTTGGCGGCACCGGGGATCTTGCCGAGCGCAAGCTTCTGCCGGCCCTTTATCACCGCCAGTTGGCCGGCCAGCTCACAGAGCCGACCCGGATCATCGGGGCGTCCCGCTCGCCGATGACGGATGCGGAATACCGTGAATTCGCCCATAAGGCCCTGAAAGAATTCCTGAAAGAAGACGAATTGGAAGAAAGCCAGGTCAAGCGCTTTCTCGACCGGCTGCATTATGTGTCTGTCGATGCCAAGGACGACAAGGGCTGGGACACGCTGAAAAAGCTGCTGGACACCGGCAAGGACATCGTGCGCGCCTTCTATCTCGCTGTGTCTCCGTCGATTTTCGGCGATATCGCCGACAAGATCCGCGATCACAAGCTGATCACCAAATCCACCCGCATCGTGGTGGAAAAGCCGATTGGCCGCGATCTGGCCTCGGCGCAGGCGCTGAACGACACCATTGGCAAGGTGTTCAAGGAAGAGCAGATCTTCCGCATCGACCATTATCTCGGCAAGGAAACCGTGCAGAACCTAATGGCGCTGCGCTTTGCCAATGCGCTCTATGAGCCGCTGTGGAATTCCGCCCATATCGACCATGTGCAGATCACCGTGGCCGAATCCGTCGGGCTGGAAGGCCGTGTCACCTATTACGACAAGGCGGGCGCGCTGCGTGACATGGTGCAGAACCATATCCTGCAATTGCTTTGCCTCGTTGCCATGGAAGCCCCATCCTCGATGAACTCAGAGGCGCTGCGTGATGAAAAGCTGAAAGTGCTGCGGGCACTGAAGCCAATCGACGCCTCCAATGTTGAAAAAATGACCGTTCGCGGCCAGTACAAGGCCGGTGCTTCGGCGGGTGGCGCGGTGAAGGGCTACACGGAAGAGTTGGGCGATAGTTCCGACACGGAAACCTTCGTCGCCATCAAGGCCGAGATCAATAATTGGCGCTGGGCGGGCGTGCCGTTCTATCTGCGCACCGGCAAGCGTCTGGCAGGCCGCGTTTCGGAAATCGTCATCCAGTTCAAGCCGATCCCCCATTCGATCTTCGGCGATGTCGGTCGCATCGAGGCCAACCAGCTGGTTATCCGCCTGCAACCGGACGAAGGCGTCAAGCAATGGTTGATGATCAAGGATCCAGGTCCGGGCGGCATGCGTCTGCGCCATGTACCGCTGGATATGAGCTTTGCCGAATCCTTCGGCGTGCGCAATCCCGATGCCTATGAGCGCCTGTTGATGGACGTGATCCGTTCCAACCAGACGCTGTTCATGCGCCGCGACGAAGTGGAAGCGGCCTGGAACTGGGTCGATCCGATCCTGAAGAGCTGGGAAGAAATTGGTCAGCGGGCGCAGGGCTATACATCGGGCACCTGGGGACCAAGCCAGGCCATCGCGCTGATCGAGCGTGACGGTCGCACTTGGCACGAGAATGACTGA
- a CDS encoding NAD(P)/FAD-dependent oxidoreductase: protein MWQSPIAPGLSWYQATVGERPEYEPLDGSTTTDVAIVGGGYTGLQAAYTLARAGVSVVLIEGGRFGDGGSGRNGGQFGTGQRAWPEELEAEFGFERAKALFDMAEHAKRYILDFAREHQIDMEFMPGQLNVEHKRGKDKEYRKSVEIAATRFDYPHMQFMDREETAARLGSSAYYCGIRDIGTGHIHPLKLLVGLAKVAKNAGARLHEMTKATSIAQSGGRTMIETPKGTITARHVLIATNAYIGNLEPVTAAHVMPIRSFIGATVPLKDFPDILPGSEAVADSRFVVRYFRKTRDGQLLFGGREAYTADSPRDISDHIRRQISEIYPALKGIEMTHAWGGSVGITMNRQPFAREVMPGVISVAGYSGHGVMLSNYCGTLFAKSVLGETSELDLLKELKVPAFPGGSRLRSPLLFLALSWYALRDRF from the coding sequence ATGTGGCAAAGCCCGATTGCACCCGGCCTTTCCTGGTACCAGGCCACCGTGGGCGAACGCCCTGAATACGAACCGCTGGATGGTTCGACCACCACCGATGTCGCCATTGTCGGCGGCGGCTATACCGGCTTGCAGGCAGCCTACACGCTGGCGCGCGCCGGTGTCAGTGTAGTGCTGATTGAGGGCGGGCGGTTTGGTGATGGCGGCTCAGGGCGCAATGGCGGCCAGTTCGGCACCGGCCAGCGCGCCTGGCCGGAGGAGCTTGAAGCCGAATTTGGTTTTGAGCGCGCCAAGGCGCTGTTCGATATGGCCGAACACGCCAAACGCTATATTCTGGATTTTGCCCGTGAACACCAGATCGACATGGAGTTCATGCCCGGCCAGCTGAATGTCGAGCACAAGCGCGGCAAGGACAAGGAGTATCGCAAGAGCGTCGAGATTGCCGCGACCCGGTTCGATTATCCGCATATGCAGTTCATGGACCGCGAGGAAACGGCGGCGCGGCTTGGCTCTTCCGCCTATTACTGCGGCATCCGCGATATCGGCACCGGCCATATCCACCCGCTGAAACTGCTGGTGGGATTGGCGAAAGTGGCGAAGAATGCCGGTGCCCGCCTGCATGAAATGACCAAGGCCACATCGATTGCCCAAAGCGGCGGCAGAACCATGATCGAAACGCCGAAAGGCACGATTACCGCCCGCCATGTGCTGATCGCCACCAATGCCTATATCGGCAATCTGGAGCCGGTGACGGCGGCCCATGTCATGCCGATCCGCTCCTTCATTGGTGCCACCGTGCCGCTCAAGGATTTTCCGGACATCCTGCCCGGCTCGGAAGCGGTCGCCGACAGCCGGTTCGTGGTGCGCTATTTCCGCAAGACCCGCGACGGGCAATTGCTGTTTGGCGGCCGCGAAGCCTATACCGCCGATAGCCCGCGCGACATTTCCGACCATATCCGCCGCCAGATCAGCGAGATCTATCCGGCCTTGAAAGGCATCGAGATGACCCATGCCTGGGGCGGTTCGGTCGGCATCACCATGAACCGCCAGCCCTTTGCCCGCGAGGTGATGCCTGGGGTGATTTCCGTCGCGGGTTATTCCGGTCATGGCGTGATGTTGTCAAACTATTGCGGTACGCTGTTTGCCAAATCGGTTCTGGGAGAAACCAGCGAGTTGGACCTGTTGAAGGAGTTAAAGGTTCCGGCTTTTCCAGGCGGGTCCCGGCTGCGCTCGCCGCTTCTGTTCCTGGCGCTCAGCTGGTATGCCCTGCGCGACCGTTTTTGA
- a CDS encoding glutamine synthetase family protein, with the protein MLRPKGAASKKAGIPPDISPTRGVKTWKEAASWLRSRGIEDIECITPDLAGVPRGKMMPSSKFTSNTSLALPSALYRHTISGEYPDETGNFRYDSRDSDIKLLPDLSTLSVVPWETDPTAQVICDIVGTEGEDVSYTPRNVLKNVLSLYEKKGWKAVVAPEIEFYLVAKNEDPDYPLHPPKGRSGRSIIGGQGYSIAGINEFDELIDDIYHFSAKQGLEIDTLIHEEGPAQLEINLRHGDPIELADQVFLFKRTIREAALKHGIFATFMAKPMQGQPGSAMHIHQSVVDIETGRNIFSKADGSPSSEFFHFIGGMQKYVPTALVMMAPYVNSYRRLTPDMACPVNNAWGYDNRTTAFRVPISDAAARRVENRLPSSDANPYLALAASLGCGYLGICKAIEPTAPTADTANEGSIELPRGLLEAVALLESEPDFETVFGRAFIDIYAGVKRGEFETFMQVISPWEREFLLLNV; encoded by the coding sequence ATGCTCAGACCCAAGGGCGCGGCGTCCAAAAAAGCAGGCATACCCCCAGATATCAGCCCGACGCGCGGGGTCAAGACCTGGAAAGAAGCGGCCTCCTGGCTGCGCTCCCGCGGTATCGAGGATATCGAATGCATCACGCCGGATCTGGCCGGTGTGCCGCGCGGCAAGATGATGCCAAGCTCGAAATTCACCAGCAACACATCGCTTGCCCTGCCGTCAGCGCTTTATCGCCACACGATCTCAGGCGAATATCCCGATGAAACCGGCAATTTCCGCTATGATAGCCGCGATAGCGACATTAAACTCTTGCCGGATCTCTCGACGCTGTCGGTCGTGCCCTGGGAGACCGATCCGACCGCGCAGGTGATCTGTGACATCGTCGGCACCGAAGGCGAGGATGTCAGCTACACGCCGCGCAACGTGCTTAAAAACGTCCTCAGCCTCTACGAGAAAAAGGGCTGGAAGGCGGTCGTCGCCCCGGAAATCGAATTCTACCTGGTCGCCAAGAACGAGGACCCGGATTACCCGCTGCATCCGCCGAAAGGCCGGTCGGGCCGTTCGATCATCGGCGGCCAGGGCTATTCCATCGCCGGGATCAACGAATTCGACGAGTTGATCGACGATATCTATCACTTCTCGGCCAAGCAGGGCCTGGAAATCGACACGCTGATTCATGAGGAAGGCCCGGCCCAGCTGGAAATCAACCTGCGGCATGGCGATCCGATTGAGCTTGCCGACCAGGTCTTCCTGTTCAAACGCACCATTCGTGAAGCGGCATTGAAACACGGGATCTTTGCGACCTTCATGGCAAAACCGATGCAGGGCCAGCCGGGTTCTGCCATGCATATCCACCAATCGGTGGTGGATATTGAAACTGGGCGCAATATCTTTTCAAAGGCTGATGGCTCGCCGTCGTCAGAATTTTTCCACTTCATCGGAGGCATGCAGAAATACGTGCCGACTGCGCTTGTGATGATGGCGCCCTATGTCAATTCCTATCGCCGCCTGACGCCCGACATGGCCTGCCCGGTCAATAATGCCTGGGGCTATGACAACCGCACCACGGCCTTCAGGGTGCCGATTTCCGATGCAGCGGCGCGGCGGGTGGAAAACCGGCTGCCAAGCTCAGATGCCAATCCCTATCTGGCGCTGGCCGCCTCGCTTGGCTGCGGCTATCTCGGCATCTGCAAGGCCATCGAGCCGACAGCCCCGACGGCAGATACCGCCAATGAAGGCTCCATTGAGCTTCCACGCGGCTTGCTGGAGGCGGTCGCCCTGTTGGAAAGCGAACCGGATTTCGAAACCGTGTTTGGCCGCGCCTTCATCGATATCTATGCAGGCGTCAAGCGCGGCGAATTCGAGACCTTCATGCAGGTTATCAGCCCCTGGGAGCGTGAATTCCTGCTGCTGAACGTCTGA
- a CDS encoding NAD(P)/FAD-dependent oxidoreductase produces the protein MTLDKRVDVVVIGAGAAGMMAAIRAGQRGRSVAVLDHAKAPGEKIRISGGGRCNFTNVNAGPKNYLSSNPHFAKSALARFTPADFIAMVERHRIGWHEKTLGQLFCDDSAKDIIRMLLEEMRAAGAKLHMQTDIRAVEKTLDGFRVETSEGAIACQSLIVATGGKSIPKMGATGFAYRLAEQFGLALLETRPALVPLTLEPGLLEELAPLSGMAVDALVRHGKTEFREALLFTHRGLSGPAILQISSYWREGDAITLSLQPELDFLDLLKTARRDNGRQAVQTVLGQYLPKRLAQYWTERHGLEKPLADLSDKVLAGITDALRNWQIKPAGSEGYRTAEVTLGGVDTQALDSKTMQVKTVPGLYFIGEAVDVTGWLGGYNFQWAWASGHAAGLAA, from the coding sequence ATGACATTGGACAAGCGGGTGGATGTGGTGGTGATCGGGGCCGGGGCCGCCGGCATGATGGCGGCGATCCGGGCTGGCCAGCGGGGCCGGTCTGTGGCCGTGCTTGATCACGCCAAGGCGCCGGGCGAAAAGATCCGCATTTCCGGCGGCGGGCGCTGCAATTTCACCAATGTCAATGCCGGACCAAAGAACTATCTCAGTTCCAATCCGCATTTTGCCAAATCGGCGCTTGCCCGGTTCACCCCTGCCGATTTCATCGCCATGGTCGAGCGCCACCGGATCGGCTGGCATGAAAAGACACTTGGGCAATTGTTCTGCGATGACAGCGCCAAGGATATTATCCGCATGCTGCTGGAAGAGATGCGCGCCGCCGGTGCAAAGCTGCATATGCAGACCGACATCCGGGCTGTCGAGAAGACACTGGACGGTTTCCGCGTCGAGACCTCTGAAGGTGCGATCGCCTGCCAGTCGCTGATCGTCGCCACCGGCGGCAAATCCATCCCGAAAATGGGTGCGACCGGCTTTGCCTATCGCCTTGCCGAACAATTCGGCCTCGCCCTGCTCGAGACCCGCCCGGCCTTGGTGCCGCTGACGCTGGAGCCTGGACTGCTGGAGGAACTGGCGCCGCTATCCGGCATGGCCGTTGATGCGCTGGTGCGTCATGGCAAGACCGAGTTTCGGGAGGCGCTGCTGTTTACCCATCGCGGCCTAAGCGGCCCGGCCATCCTGCAAATCTCCTCCTATTGGCGCGAGGGCGACGCAATCACCCTCTCTCTGCAACCGGAGCTGGACTTTCTGGATCTGTTGAAAACCGCCCGGCGCGACAATGGCCGTCAGGCGGTGCAGACGGTTTTGGGCCAATATTTGCCGAAGCGGCTAGCGCAATACTGGACGGAACGCCATGGCCTGGAAAAGCCGCTGGCCGACCTGTCCGACAAGGTCCTGGCGGGCATTACTGATGCCTTGCGCAACTGGCAGATCAAACCGGCGGGATCGGAAGGCTATCGTACCGCCGAAGTAACCCTTGGTGGGGTCGACACCCAGGCGCTGGACTCCAAGACCATGCAGGTCAAGACGGTGCCGGGTCTCTATTTTATCGGCGAAGCCGTGGATGTCACGGGATGGCTGGGTGGCTATAATTTCCAGTGGGCCTGGGCGTCTGGCCATGCGGCGGGCCTTGCGGCATAG
- a CDS encoding LysR family transcriptional regulator, which produces MKNLPWDTYQLFIDVARNGGLTGAVQSTGLSAATLGRRMVELEQKLGRILFHRAQTGYTLTVDGRALLDHLKSFEAAERGIDLWRQQTSQPALVRVTAGTWISWLIAQNLPKLCRSNDRFRLDLHITEERAALAHRETDIGIRAFEPQESNLARVPLGEVAYAAYRHRLADELEGQPWIAVAQDAAISAYLKWPHQHKAEQILITVNRPRSLKDMAVSGMGLAVLPCFVGDSHPQLQRVGDEITELRHRQWLVTNNDDRHRSEIRDCAGRLVTLMRDFSDAFAGRR; this is translated from the coding sequence ATGAAAAACCTGCCCTGGGATACCTACCAGCTCTTCATTGATGTGGCGCGAAACGGCGGGCTGACCGGGGCTGTCCAGTCCACCGGCCTCAGTGCCGCCACCCTTGGCCGGCGGATGGTGGAGCTGGAGCAAAAGCTGGGCCGGATTCTGTTTCATCGCGCCCAGACGGGGTATACGTTAACGGTAGATGGCCGTGCCCTGCTCGATCACCTGAAATCCTTTGAGGCGGCGGAGCGCGGCATTGATCTCTGGCGCCAGCAGACGTCGCAGCCAGCACTGGTGCGGGTGACAGCGGGAACATGGATTTCCTGGCTGATCGCCCAGAACCTGCCGAAGCTGTGCCGGAGCAATGATCGCTTTCGGCTCGATCTGCATATTACCGAAGAGCGCGCTGCCCTTGCGCATCGCGAAACCGATATCGGTATCCGGGCTTTCGAGCCACAGGAGAGCAATCTTGCCAGGGTCCCGCTCGGCGAGGTTGCTTACGCGGCCTATCGCCACCGCCTTGCCGACGAACTGGAAGGGCAGCCCTGGATCGCGGTCGCGCAGGATGCGGCAATCTCGGCCTATTTGAAGTGGCCGCATCAGCATAAGGCCGAACAGATCCTGATCACCGTCAACCGCCCGCGCTCCCTCAAGGATATGGCAGTCTCGGGCATGGGCCTTGCGGTCCTGCCGTGTTTTGTCGGTGATAGCCATCCGCAGCTTCAGCGGGTCGGTGATGAGATTACCGAATTGCGCCATCGGCAATGGCTGGTCACCAATAATGACGACCGGCACAGAAGCGAGATCCGCGATTGCGCCGGGCGTTTGGTGACCCTGATGAGAGACTTCTCTGATGCTTTCGCCGGGCGGCGATAG